Part of the Planococcus plakortidis genome is shown below.
TATGAAAAAAATGCACAGTCGCAGATGTATCCTGCCAGCCTAACAAAAATTGCCACAGCCATTTATGCAATTGAAAACAGAAAATTAAATGATGTTGTAACCATCAGTAAAAAAGCACGCAATACGGAAGGCACCCGTGTTTATTTGGAAGAGGGAGAACAAGTGACTTTAGAAAAACTGTTGCTGGGCCTCTTAGTCAACTCTGGAAATGATGCCGGCGTCGCCATTGCTGAACACATCAGCGGCAGCGTTGAGTTATTTTCTGCTGATATGAATTTATATTTAGAAGATGTAATTGGCCTGCGGAATACGAACTTCGAAAATCCCCACGGTCTTTTTGATCCCGAGCATGTTACGACAGCCGAAGATTTAGCGAAGTTAACCCGATATGCGATGAAGAACGATGAATTCATGAAAATATTTGGAACAAAAGAACTGCCCTGGAACGGTGAATCCTGGGATACCACGCTTTATACCCACCACAAACTATTAAGGGAAAAACCTTATGAAGGCGTTACGGGTGGTAAAACCGGGTTTGTGCCAGAAGCAGGCGTCACGCTGGCCACGACAGCCAAAAGAGAAAACCTGAATTTAATTGTCGTCACCTTAAAAAGCGACACAGAGGCAGAAGCTTATGCTGACACTGTTCAACTTTTGGATTTTGGATTTGAAAATTTTGAAACAGTGAGCATTCCGAAAGAAAGCAGCTTTTTTGCCGGTGATTTTGAATACATTACGCCAAGCGTATTTTTTTATACACATCAAGCAGATGAACAAGTGACGATTGCTGTAAAAGAAGATGAGAAATTGAGGATTACTAATCAGAACGGCGCTCTTTTGTCTTCTTATCAGTTCCCCGTTGTCAGTGCTTCTGAGACAAACCTTCCTTCTAATCCTGAAGACGTTCGCCCATTTTTCCCACCTGGGATTTCAAGTTCAATCTATTTGTTCCTCCTCGTCGTTGGCTTATCAGGCTTAGTGTATTACCGAGTTCGAAAAAAACAATTATAGAACTCACTTCCCTATCCTAAAATTGCGCTCAGTTGAAATTTTATATACCATCATTTTTTAAAACATCGCAGGAGGCGGATCATACCATAAACACTCAATTCCCCGTTTTCGAATTTCTGCTGCTGCTCTTTTTCAACATAAGCATGGGTGCAGTCGGCTTTTTCCCAAGCTTTCTGCTCACGGCTCTCAATATCAGTTCTTTAGGGTTAACCATAGGCATCATCCTCTCTTTGTCGGGGGAGATTTTTGGCGCAATCATCGGATTTTACCTATATCGATATGGGTTTTCAAAAATTAATCCAAAGTGGTTAAAGCGGCCGTTCTGGAGGTACATCCAGAGTTCTTCAATAAGCCGCGTCTTCTGCGCAATCCTTTTGCTGCGCTTAATTCCTTTTGTCCCATCAGGTCTGGTGACAGCAGGAGCATCCTTGACGCCCATTCCAGGTGGCTTTTTCATGATTGCCAGCACCATCGGTAAAATTCCGGCCGTTTCTCTTGAAGTGGCTGTTGTTTGTGGCCTTGTAGAATCCATACCTCCCGGTTATCAGTACGGCTTATTTATTTTGATCTTTCTATCGTTTCTGCTGATCTGGGCAAAGAACAAAAGAAAAATTCTTTGTAATTTTACCCACTGTTTGAGAAAACTACGATAAACACTTCCTCTTTTTCATAAATGAAAATCAAAGAAATGAAAGTACAGCCCCATAAATTGTTTTTAAATTACATTTTTATTTATGCATAAAATCTGCACATAAAAACTTTACAATACGGAGGTTCGAAAAAATCAAACGCTGAATGGAGCAACAAATTATGTGTGGATTTACTGGATTTATCGGCGAAACGAGCAATTCGTCAGCCGTTTTGGAACAAATGATGAACACCATCATACACCGTGGACCTGATTCCTTTGGTATGTTTATTGATAACAAAACTGCTTTAGGCTTTCGCCGCCTCAGTATTATCGATTTAGAGGCAGACAGTCAGCCCCTTTACAATGAAGATGAATCATACGTATTGATTTTCAATGGTGAAATCTATAACTTTATGCAACTTCGCGAAGAACTTATTGCCAAAGGACATGTTTTTATTACACACACAGACAGTGAAGTGCTCATTCATGGATATGAAGAGTTCGGGGAGAGACTGATAGAGAAGTTGCGTGGAATGTTTGCTTTTGTCATCTGGGACCGTAAAGCGGAAAAGTTATTTGCCGCGCGTGATATGTTCGGCATCAAACCTTTTTATTATGCACAAATGAACGGAACCCTTTTGTTCGGCTCTGAGATTAAGAGTTTCCTGCCACATCCCCACTTTACTAAAAAAATAAATAAAGAAGCGTTAAAGCCGTAGCTCACCTTTCAATTTCCAGTATTGAATGAAACGTTCTTTAAAGATGTCTTTAAATTACCTGCTGCTCATTATCTAACTTATCAAAACGGTGAAATGAACGTTCAGCGCTATTGGTCACCTGAGTTTGTCCCTGTTGACCAACAACCGCTGGATAAAATAGTGGATGAGATTGATCAAGTGGTCAGAGAATCCGTACAGGCGCATCGAATAAGTGATGTCAAGGTCGGTTCCTTTTTATCCAGTGGCGTAGATTCCAGTTATGTCGCGTCCATTTTAAAACCTGATAAGACGTTTACAGTTGGTTTCAGCGACAAAAATTTCTCGGAAATCGACAACGCAAAAGCATTGTCTGATGAGCTTGGCATTGAGAATGTAAATGAAATACTGGATTCCGAAAAATGCTTCGATAAGTTGGAAGAGATCCAGTACATGATGGATGAACCCCATTCCAATCCTTCTATTGTTCCGTTATATTTCTTGGCTGAAATGGCCAGCCGTGATGTGACAGTAGTTCTTTCCGGTGAGGGAGCAGACGAATTGTTCGGAGGTTACACAGAATACGACACCACATCCTCCATGAAAAAATACAAGAAACTTCCGAAGTTGATGCGTAAACCACTCGGCATGATAGCCCAACAGCTGCCTGAGGTAAGAGGGAAGAATTTCTTAATAAAAGGCGGACTTTCCCCTGAAGAATGGTTTATTGGCCAAGCAAAAATATTTGAAGAAAAAGAAGCTCACGGCATTTTAACAAAGGAATATAACCAGGCTCCATCCGTAAAAGAAATTGTAAAGCCTTATTACGACATGGTAAAACAAGAAGATGATGTGACAAAAATGCAACACCTGGATTTACACCTTTGGTTAGTAGATGATATTTTATTGAAAGCAGACAAAATGAGCATGGCCCACTCCATTGAACTTCGTGTTCCTTTCTTGGACCGGGAAGTGATGAATGTAGCTGCTAAAGTGCCGGTCAAGTACCGGGTAAATGATATCGACACGAAGTATGCTTTCCGTTTGGCAGCGGGGCGAGCTTTGCCTGAAGAATCTGCGAACCGCAAAAAAATCGGATTTCCCGTCCCTATCCGCCATTGGTTACGGGAAGAACGGTATTATGTGAAGGTCCAAACCTATTTTGAAAGTGCAAATGCTGCCCTTTTCTTTGATCAACAAGAAATAATGGCTCTATTAAATGACCACTATCAAAACAAAGCGAATAATGCCCGGAAAATATGGACGATTTTCATGTTCTTGGTCTGGTATAAAAAATACTTCGATTGATCGGCTGTCGCACCCTTACTCATTAATGGAGGTGTTCATTTGAAAACATCCCATAAGTTCCTGCGGTTCTTATTCCTGTTCATCTTTTCTTTTGTAATTATCGGATTCAGTCCGCTGGCACTGAGTACGTCCATTAAAAAATTCATGGCCGAGGGCTTTGAGTTGAACAAGCCTCAGCCCAATGGCTCTGCGGGAAACTTTTTATTGAAGAATTCCAGAAACGGCCAGCTGCTGGATAACTATCGAATGTACATCGTCGATGCCAGTACAAGCACATTGGTCGATGCTGTAAAATCCGGTGAAACCGGTGAAATGAACGCGGAAGAATTGGTGGACGGAAAAGAATATCGGCTAAAAATCGTAGCTGCTGATGAAGATTCAGGCGCTTTCAAGGTAGCAGAAGAAGAACTCTATGTCCATGAAACGGTAAGCTCTCCGGTTGTCATAGAGACATACGTTGAACGTGAAGCGAATCGCATCGGTATTCCGACGGTGCGACAAAATCCGGAACTTCCCAATGGTTGTGAAATCACCACTTTGACAGCCGTTCTCACCTATCACGGCATCAAAACCTCAAAAACGAAACTGGCCGATGACTACTTGCCTAAAGAATCTTTCGAATTTCAGGAAGGGAAACGGATAGGACCTGATCCCCATCAGGCTTATGCCGGGAATCCCCGAAATGCAAACGAAGGCTGGTATGCTTTTGCCGGTCCAATCGTTGAAGCGTCCAAAAAAATCATTGATGACAAAGGAAGCCGGTTAATCACTGAAAATGTCAGCGGAAGTTCGCGTGAGGAAATTCTTTCTTATATGGATCGCAATATTCCCGTAATTGTCTGGGTCACACTCGATTTGTCGCCGCCTGTCACTTCCGGTGGCTGGTATGTTGGTGGAACTGCTGAGTTCCACTCTTCATTCATTAATCTGCATACAGTCGTGTTGGACGGTTGGAAAGATGGGGAAGTCACTGTTATGGACCCCCTTAAAGGACTTGTCACCCATCCGGAAGATAAATTTTTTGAGAGTTACGAAGCACTTGGAAGCCAGGCGGTTCTTGTCAAAAGGTAATTCCCCTCTTACGGACTGCAGTAATACTCTACTTTTTCATTTCGTATTACCAAAGCTGCCAATATAGTAACGCCCTGAGTGAAATGAAATTCCAGACAAATAAAAAGTATGGCGGAGCCTATTTGGCCGCCATACTTTTTACTTGTTTCTGGTTCAAAATCACTTTTGCTTATTCTCTCATTTTCTTTAAAGGCTTTGTTGCGGGTCCTTCCACTACATCACCGTTATAGGAAAAGCGAGATCCGTGACATGGGCAGTCCCACGTGCGTTCCGCGTTGTTCCAATGTGTCTGACATCCCATATGAGTACAAGTGGCATCCACGACATGGAAATCACCTTGTTCATCGCGGTAAGCGCCGGCCCGCTGTTCGTTATAATTGATGACTTTCCCTTCATCTATTTGCAAGTCCGTGAACTGCCCGGCTGGTTTTTCCGCTTTGTCTTCCGCAAACATTTTACCAACATGAAAACTCTCTTTAGTGAGCTTTTTCATGCCCGGCTCCTTAATCGGCCGTAAAGGAGAAAACGTCTCCTCGTACTTTGAACCTCTCCCACTGATCAAGTTTGTTAATAACTGGCCGGCTAAAATACCCGAACTCATCCCCTATTTGCGGTATCCGGTCGCCACAAACACATTCTCCATTTCTGTTGAATATCTGCCGATATACGGTATCTGATCGAGAGTAGCTGGGTCCTGAGCTGACCAGCGATAAGGGACTTTTTTGACTCCAAACGTCTGATTCACAAACTGATACAGCTGATTATAGCTTTCTTCTGTATTCTGTTTGTGTCCCACATAATGACCATAGCCCCCTGCCAAAACCAGTTCCTTGCCCTCTAACTGAATGGAGCGTAGGGAATGGGCAGGTTGGCCGGCGTTGACATACATGCCACCCGGATATTCCTTGTCTGTTTCTGCCGCAATGCTGTATGACCGGTTAGGACTCAAGCGTGCATAGTAAAACCCTTCTTTATCATAAAAAGGATAGTGGGAACAGACAACCAAGTAATCTCCTTCCACTCTTCGGCCTTCCCTTGTGACGGCGACCGGACGCTTATTCGATTCAATATCGTCTACCCTTGTGTTTTCAAAAACCCTGCCACCTTTTGCAACAATTTCTTCAACCAGGGGTTTAAGAAACTTAACCGGATTGAACTGTGCCTGATGATTCATGACAACTGCCCCCAGATTGTGGACGTCAAGAGGAATGTTATCTATGAATCCACCATCAATACCTATCTTTCGATAAGCTTCCGCTTCTTCTTTAACTTTCTCCTGTTGCTTTTCATCTTCGGCAAAAACATACGCTTTTTCTTCAGAAAAATCACAGTCAATTCCTTTTTCAGTGATTAAGTTTTTGACATATGAAATAGCTGCCTCATTTGCCTCATAATAAGAATTCGCTGTCTTGCTACCCTCGTTTTGAAGCAGGTAGTCGTAAATGAGACCGTGCTGCGAAGTTAACTTTGCCGTCGTAAAACCTGTTGTTCCACTTAAAAGACGTCTTGCTTCAACTAAAGTAACGCGGTATCCCTCGATGGCCAGCAGATAAGCTGTCATAATGCCCGAAATTCCCCCGCCTATAATGACGACATCCGTTTCACAGTTTTCCTCTAGCGAAGGAAAGGTCGGGAATTCCACTGAATCAAGCCAGTAAGATTCTGAACGATCAGGGATGTTAAGCGCCCTGTTTTTACTCATCAAGATTCCTTCTTTCAAGCATAGGAACAGAAAACTTTAACTTTGAGAATTTATTGATTTGTAAACACCTTATTGAGACGAGCGTTAATAACAGAGACAGCAAACAGAACTTTGTATCTCTTGTTACCGCAATAAATATGATTCTGTTTACGGCTAGTACTTGCTAGCCTTTTCAATTTTTAAGACTTCTTCTTAAAATTTAGCGCTTAATTTTATCTACCCGTCATTTTCTGGCATAAACTGATGGGTCGTATCCAAACTGGGTAAAGTGGATTTTACTTGTCTATTCTGCAAGCCATTTACATTTATAAAGCATTTATTCCCGAAAGAAATTATGCATTTTCTATGGAGTTTATGAGGAAAAGGGAAGGGTAGAAGTTTATATAGCAACAAAACAATAACCATACGAAAGGATGTTTTTTTATGTTATTACCATCTACAGATACCGGGTTACTCACGTCACATCTAGAAGCACATGATGGACTCATTTCAACAGTTAAAATGCACTTGAAGGAAGTAGAAAACCCATTTCTTCACCATTTACTTAGTGTAAAACTAAAGACCATGCAAAGTCATGTATCTGTGATGTTGGAAATGATTGATCCAGATAAAAACGACTTTTCAGAAGTGCCACCATTGGAAGAACTCTCAAACAGTACAAGCAGCGAGGAGAAAAAACAGAAAGCAGCCACCGAGATGGAAATTCATTTAGCACTTCAAGCAAAAGCCACTACACAATCAATGGCGATGGATAACTTTATTTCTGCTTTAAAAATGAAAAATCCCGAAGTCAAAACGGCGCATGTGGAGATGGCACTTCAACAAATGCAACTATTGAAAGAAGTAACTACGTTTTTAAAAGAAAATGAAGCCGAAGTCACACCCTTCAGCAATCCCGACGAGCAACGAAAAGTGTTAGAACATTTTAGACATATGAGACGTGAATAATAGTTTGAAAAACTAATTCCATAATGTCTTCCTTTAGAAAGGAAACCAGGAACCTTTTAAAACTCAGCTAAATACCCGAGTGGCAACTTCTGTATTGCAGCATTGCATTCTAGAGTTCTCAACAATTGAAATAGGGCACACATTATGTGTGCCTTTGTTTTTTGAGGGAGGGTTCCGGAAAGGAGAAAATTGATGAAAGAGAACTTGCTGACGGACCAGCCTTTTCAACCGCAAACAGATAAAGAACGGCTAAAGATTATTATCGTTTTAGCGATACCAGCAGTAATAGAAAATTTCTTTCAGACGTTACTGGGTTTTGTGGATACTTATTTTGTTTCCCAAATCAGTTTGGCGGCCGTTTCAGCAGTTGGGATCACCAATGCAGTCCTTGCCATTTACTTTGCCCTGTTTATGGCGATCGGAGTCGCAGCCAATGTCCGAATTGCGAACTTCCTTGGTGCGAACCAACCCGAAAAGGCCAGGCACATCTCGC
Proteins encoded:
- a CDS encoding D-alanyl-D-alanine carboxypeptidase family protein, which translates into the protein MKKLSVVSTILIMINTLIVSSVFSKTDDPSLPNVSSEAAIVMEATTGEILYEKNAQSQMYPASLTKIATAIYAIENRKLNDVVTISKKARNTEGTRVYLEEGEQVTLEKLLLGLLVNSGNDAGVAIAEHISGSVELFSADMNLYLEDVIGLRNTNFENPHGLFDPEHVTTAEDLAKLTRYAMKNDEFMKIFGTKELPWNGESWDTTLYTHHKLLREKPYEGVTGGKTGFVPEAGVTLATTAKRENLNLIVVTLKSDTEAEAYADTVQLLDFGFENFETVSIPKESSFFAGDFEYITPSVFFYTHQADEQVTIAVKEDEKLRITNQNGALLSSYQFPVVSASETNLPSNPEDVRPFFPPGISSSIYLFLLVVGLSGLVYYRVRKKQL
- a CDS encoding TVP38/TMEM64 family protein, which codes for MKFYIPSFFKTSQEADHTINTQFPVFEFLLLLFFNISMGAVGFFPSFLLTALNISSLGLTIGIILSLSGEIFGAIIGFYLYRYGFSKINPKWLKRPFWRYIQSSSISRVFCAILLLRLIPFVPSGLVTAGASLTPIPGGFFMIASTIGKIPAVSLEVAVVCGLVESIPPGYQYGLFILIFLSFLLIWAKNKRKILCNFTHCLRKLR
- a CDS encoding C39 family peptidase encodes the protein MKTSHKFLRFLFLFIFSFVIIGFSPLALSTSIKKFMAEGFELNKPQPNGSAGNFLLKNSRNGQLLDNYRMYIVDASTSTLVDAVKSGETGEMNAEELVDGKEYRLKIVAADEDSGAFKVAEEELYVHETVSSPVVIETYVEREANRIGIPTVRQNPELPNGCEITTLTAVLTYHGIKTSKTKLADDYLPKESFEFQEGKRIGPDPHQAYAGNPRNANEGWYAFAGPIVEASKKIIDDKGSRLITENVSGSSREEILSYMDRNIPVIVWVTLDLSPPVTSGGWYVGGTAEFHSSFINLHTVVLDGWKDGEVTVMDPLKGLVTHPEDKFFESYEALGSQAVLVKR
- a CDS encoding (2Fe-2S)-binding protein, translating into MKKLTKESFHVGKMFAEDKAEKPAGQFTDLQIDEGKVINYNEQRAGAYRDEQGDFHVVDATCTHMGCQTHWNNAERTWDCPCHGSRFSYNGDVVEGPATKPLKKMRE
- a CDS encoding NAD(P)/FAD-dependent oxidoreductase, producing MSKNRALNIPDRSESYWLDSVEFPTFPSLEENCETDVVIIGGGISGIMTAYLLAIEGYRVTLVEARRLLSGTTGFTTAKLTSQHGLIYDYLLQNEGSKTANSYYEANEAAISYVKNLITEKGIDCDFSEEKAYVFAEDEKQQEKVKEEAEAYRKIGIDGGFIDNIPLDVHNLGAVVMNHQAQFNPVKFLKPLVEEIVAKGGRVFENTRVDDIESNKRPVAVTREGRRVEGDYLVVCSHYPFYDKEGFYYARLSPNRSYSIAAETDKEYPGGMYVNAGQPAHSLRSIQLEGKELVLAGGYGHYVGHKQNTEESYNQLYQFVNQTFGVKKVPYRWSAQDPATLDQIPYIGRYSTEMENVFVATGYRK